A window of the Cucurbita pepo subsp. pepo cultivar mu-cu-16 chromosome LG01, ASM280686v2, whole genome shotgun sequence genome harbors these coding sequences:
- the LOC111784825 gene encoding uncharacterized protein LOC111784825: MRSERSKPLHNFMLPCLKWGNQKHLRCMKVNSNGVNVSGVNRQSHSSRSEESTESRSRESASEMRMFLKDLEMRPKVSKSRIKKTDDDGIEAVREKLMFDLKTAADKMKEAILSKEAAVAGEEAEEKNNDSARMEETPAAVALSMAEARPWNLRTRRAACKAPKVDGGGGSKNLKIDEKKSNSNSPLRSDGGAESPRLKIGPEKKKKKAKLVVPLSKREIDEDFMEMVGLRPPKRPKKRTRTVQKQLDTLFPGLWLSEITADLYKVPELPENSKVMKV, from the exons ATGCGGTCCGAGAGATCGAAACCTCTTCACAATTTCATGTTGCCGTGTTTGAAGTGGGGGAATCAGAAGCACTTGAGGTGCATGAAGGTAAATTCTAATGGCGTAAACGTTTCCGGCGTGAATCGCCAATCTCACTCCTCGAGATCGGAGGAGTCTACCGAGAGTAGGAGCCGGGAATCAGCATCGGAGATGCGGATGTTCTTGAAGGATTTGGAGATGAGACCGAAGGTTTCGAAATCGAGAATCAAGAAAACTGACGACGATGGGATCGAGGCGGTCAGAGAGAAGCTAATGTTTGATCTGAAGACGGCGGCGGATAAAATGAAAGAGGCGATTCTAAGCAAGGAGGCGGCGGTGGCCGGAGAAGAGGCGGAGGAGAAGAACAATGATTCTGCCAGAATGGAGGAGACGCCGGCGGCTGTTGCGTTGTCGATGGCAGAGGCCAGACCTTGGAATCTGAGGACGAGGAGAGCCGCTTGTAAGGCTCCTAAAGTAGACGGTGGTGGTGGAAGTAAGAATTTGAAGATTGAcgagaagaaatcaaattccaATTCCCCGTTGCGAAGCGACGGTGGCGCCGAGTCGCCCAGGCTGAAAATTGGgccggagaagaagaagaagaaggcgaAATTGGTAGTACCGCTCTCGAAGAGAGAGATCGACGAAGATTTCATGGAAATGGTGGGGCTCAGACCACCGAAGCGGCCCAAGAAGAGGACCAGAACCGTACAAAAGCAATTAGAT ACGCTTTTCCCTGGGTTATGGCTGTCGGAGATCACAGCCGATTTGTACAAGGTCCCTGAATTACCTGAAAACAGCAAG GTGATGAAGGTTTAA